CATTATCCGAGCCGTGATGGTATTTACAGAAAACTTATCCATAAACTTGATAAGTGTGGGGTCCTTTAAGTAATCTTACTAATAAAACCGTGTTTTTCCTAGCGGTGGAAGTATCATCAGACTCACATGTGGACGACTTTTGGAGTACTTTTGCCTCGGAGCCAATTCAGGAGGACGGTAGAAGTGCTTTGAGAGTCTCGAgctgaaatgtaaaaataatacgaaaagttactaaatatattttttttctttacatacctataatttgaattatttacgagggaatagctttgcgatcctaacgatactttttgtatgaaattccatttcgggagaaaacggtttccacaaACTAGGTAAATcgtaacaaatcactttgattttgatgttgaccgcttcagcataatatattctaggtttataggtttcgctttttaaaaaaaaataattgttccGTGAGTGAAGTTTTGTGCAGAACActaaaaatgttatgtaaattttgaaaaaaaaaaccggacactTGCGAGTTGGACTTgcccatcgagggttccgtagtttttagtatttgttgttatagctgtGAAAATTTCATCTCTAGacagctatcacggttcatgagatacagcctggtgacacacggacagacagacagacggacggacagcgaagtcttagtaataaatagggtcccgttttactctttgggtacggaaccctaaaagcggccaagtgcgagtcggactcacccatgaagggttccgtaccatttatgacgtatttaaaaaaaactacttactaagatctcgttcaaaccaattttcggtggaagtttgcatggcaatgtacctatatcatatattttttttagatttttcattctgttattttagaagttacgggggggggggggacacattttaccactttggaagtctctcgtgcaaactattcagttaagaaaaaaatgatattagaaacctcaatataatttttaaagacctatccatagatacgccacacgtatgggtttgatgaaaaaagatgtacttactaagtttaaacagacagacagacggacatgacgaatctataagggttccgtgttttgccatttggctacggaaccctaaaaaggaaaacctataaacctagtttttcattgtgtcaatgacataagtactaaaaaatcatggagaatggaaaatatttagaatcggctaactagaaaaaaaaaatgaagaaagatctttttttttaccaacATCAATAACATTTGGGGGGCAgatattttgcatacttgctactAATATAAAGCACATTTCTCTGGACAAATGCCTTCAGTACAAATTCAAAACTTGACCTGTTGGATTCTAGTATTATTATATAGGGTATTTTTTCACTTTGTGCACGTAATCCCAGGTTATTTAGTCGCATAATCAGCCTCTGTAATctttatatttcataattgtTCTCATTATCATATCTTCACACTACTCCATAACAAAAtctataacaaatattttattctacCACATTATcgcaaataggcaaatttagaTACGTCTGGAGCGTGCGCGGTCTTAAAAAAAACTAGCGGCTGTTCAATGTACATTGTTGCTTTTTGTTCGTTTCCTAGGTATACCATACTTTAGTTTGCTtgacattgctactgacatatTCAGCTTGACAGATTATAGAAATGTACACGGCAGAGCGTGTGGTGCGCCTGCGTCAGCTAGTGCACGGCCTCGGGGGGAAGGTTGGCAACGTCGCGCTGCAGCAGCCGCATGCCGAGCTCCCTCGCCTCGCTCTCGTGCCGCATGTGTCGGACATGCTGTACTCACAGAGCGTGTGGTGCGCCTGCGTCAGTTGGTGCACGGCCTCGGGGGGAAGGTTGGCAACGTCGCGCTGCAGCAGCCGCATGCCGAGCTCCCTCGCCTCGCTCTCGTGCCGCATGTGTCGGACATGCTGTACTCACAGAGCGTGTGGTGCGCCTGCGTCAGTTGGTGCACGGCCTCGGGGGGAAGGTTGGCAACGTCGCGTTGCAGCAGCCGCATGCCGAGCTCCCTCGCCTCGCTCTCGTGCCGCATGTGTCGGACATGCTGTACTCACAGAGCGTGTGGTGCGCCTGTGTCAGTTGGTGCACGGCCTCGGGGGGAAGGTTGGCAACGTCGCGCTGCAGCAGCCGCATGCCGAGCTCCCTCGCCTCGCTCTCGTGCCGCAGCACTACGTCACGACTGTGCTTGACGCTGCGGAGCTCCGATAACCTGTacgcatatttttatataaagatttatttatacaaaagaAAACTGATCTGAattaggcgaacttaatgccaaaaggcattctatATCCATATCCCATAATCTCTCTGTtttgccttaaggttgactaACCTTAAAGCAAAACAGAGAGATTATGGGCGGAGCTACAAGCTACTTTACTTTAGTACCTACtactaacaaaaaatataaatatgtaagtagttacaaaaaatcatgttgaAGATGAAACTAAACTAGTTGTGTTGTTTTAGTTATTGCAGCGATATTATGGCCACTCTCGCTCTGTATCATCAAACCAGCTAGTGTGTCGTGCATTGTCACAAGTTACGCAGGTATGCTAAATTTAAACGCAACCGAAAAGCGAAAGGgggttatttaacttaaactgtaaattaggtaattatatgcaaattttgagttcaATCAATAAAGAGGTTTTCAAATCACTTACTTGGCTTGTAACTTTGGTTTCTCTCCATCAGGATCGCTTATGCTGCTGATTCGAGACTGGCCGCGGTGTGTGTCCACAAACTGCTGTTCTTTCTCCACGCTCACGCTCGGCGCGTCCACAGCAGCCTCACTAGAACTCGTCGACACGTCCAGCCCGGCCGCCACACACTTCAACTTGATCTCCTCGCACGACCGCAGACTGTCCGACAAGCGCAATTGAAGCGTATCTCGTTCTTCTAACAACTGCGTGAGTTCCATCGTCAGCTCCTCGCATCGGACATCTCTCTGGTGCAACATGTACAACGCCAGATCTAACTCCGCTCTAGGCACAGCGTCTAAAAGATCACTGCTCATGTCCTCAGTCGCCTCGCCTTCGGCTGAAGACTTAGTGTCCGAAGAAAACCTGACGTGTTTCTCTATCTTGCTACTTGTTGAACGTAACGCGTCTTGAAGACTTGCTATTTCGTCTTTCAAGGTTACTATTTCATACTCTTGATTCTCTAAAACTTCTTGAGTTTCGGAAGCTTTCGTGGAATGTTCTTcgagaattttatttaaatctacTATCTGTTTATTTAGATTGGTACATTCTACAATTTTATCATTCAGTGCCTGAGCCAAATATGTCTTTTCTGTGTCATACTCGATACGCAGTTTATCAAAATCTTGATTTTTATCGTGAATTTTTAATCTAAGGACTGCCAGGTCAGACTCCTTCTCATAGGTTAAGTCTTCAACCTTCTTTTCGTAATCTACTAACTGTTTCCTGACGTTTTCAAACTCCTCATTCCTTTGAGCTAATGCAATAGTGTAGTCATGTGTTTTTTGGTATATCTCACTGTCTTTCAATTGCAGTTGACTATTCATTTCAATAATTGTAGACTCGGCCTGCTGTAATTTCTCATTTAGTTGCAACAACTGATGTTTTAATTCATTGTTAGCCTCTCTTGTTACAGCCAATTCGGTTTCGAGAGACTGAATGACTGGTTTAAAACCGTTCGTGTTTTCTTGGTTTCTATTTATGACTTCTTGTAACTGTTTCTCATATTCTTCTTGCTGgactaataatttattttcatgcaTATGCTTTTCATCCTCCATTTCTGAGCGTAACATATCTAATTGATTCATTACTTCGCCATACTTATCTTGCAGGTTACTTAAATGTTCCTCtttgtcttttaatttattttgcaaCGAACTAACCTGTTCCATAGAAACTAATTTGTTGGTTTCTTCTTGACTCGACGATTGGACACGATCTAAAAGCAATTCATATTTGGCTTCCGATGCACTTAATTGAGCTCTAAGTTCATGTTCCGTGTTCTGAAAATCTACTTCTCTTTGTGCTAAGTGTTGTTTCCACAGTTCTGCTATCTCGAAACCCCTCTGGTCGACTGCCGTCGACACGGAAGAACGCAGCTCGGCTACAGTGGATAATAGCTGATCGTTTTCAATGTTAAGATTTTGAAGCTTATCATTCAACTCCTTTATTTTAAGCTCATATTCTCGTATTGTATGCATGACGTCGCTGTTTTGGTCATTTTCTGTATTGTGATTTTGATGTTTTTCATTCAACTCACTGATTTTTAGTTCATAactctttatttttaataaaaggtTAGTGTTTTCTGTTTCCAAATCGGTAAGTTTTTTATTAGCTTTTTCAATACTACATTGTAAAGCCAATAATTGTTGCTCTAGAGCAGTACATTTCTGATTAAGAGCAGTATTGTCAGATTCGTCAGATTTTAATGTAGTCTGTAGTTCACTTTCATACCAAAGTAGTTTAGCATTGGCTGCTTCCAGTTCTGTTATTAACTCGGACGATTTGGATACTGCGTTACTCAAATCAGTCCTTAAGGAATAAACTTCTTCTTCCAGTGTATTATTTTTCGTAGTTAACTCATTTTGATTGCGGGTCAACAATAATTGCAATTGTTCATAATCTGATTTAATTGATTCAGCATATTGGCTTCTTTCGACTAATTGCTTTTTTAGTTCTTCATTGCTGCGCGATAAGTcaagattagatttttttatgtcaTCTAATTGGGTTGTAAGATTCTTACAATTATTACAAAATGCATGTTGTTTACTTAAATTTTTAGCTAACTCTTCCTTCAAACTAGCTTGTTGTAAACTCAATTCTTTATTTTGGCTATTTAATTGCTCAATCATCAAATGTAGCTCGTCATTTTCTTTTTCAAGCTTTTGTATTTCATCATAAAGATGTGTTTGATTAGAATCTGAAGTAGCGGTAGAGGGCTTGTGATCTGGGGAATCTTTGATTTCTGATCCCCACTGCAACGTCAGCATCTTATCATTAGCttccttaaatttatatttccaAAGTTCTATTTCACTATCcattttttctttcatttcaGTTAACCTTTCATTCGCATTTTGAATAACCTCGTTTTGTTTCTTAATGGCTTCCTTCTCCCttttttctttgtttagttCTGCACttatttcttctatttttttctcTTGGTCTTGTATATTAATTCTCAATTCATCTTCTATGGCCGAATCCAAAAATGATGACTGGGATATTTGCTTAGATATTTTAAGTTCATTTGTCAAAATATCATTAGTAGATTTAAGttcttttagttttttcatcGCTTTAAGTAGTTTAGTATTGTTTGCTTGAACTTCGGCTTTTAAATTGACATTATCTTTCTTAAGTTGCTCCAGTTGTTCCTGCAAATGGGGCAGGTCGGGCGTTACATCTGCTGTTTCTTCACCCTCTCCGAAGCCCCAACCTTCATCAGAATTGAACGGATCAGACTCTTGTGGTATATCTTCTTCTCCTTTATAACACAAATAAGACTTCTTAGGTACAATTTCTGGCTCAATAACTTCTTCTGTACGAGCGTGCAATGACTCGGTTTGTTCTAGTGTATCTTTCGAAACTTTCGGACATTTAATTTTAGGTTCAATTAAGGGCAAGTCAGGAAGAATTTGAGATTCAAGCGTGGAAACATCGAAAGGTTCAACCTCACTCTTCAAAGGTTCAATAGTTGATGATATAACCATTCCTTCAGTTTTTGGAACAtttatttcgaaaaacattttcttattcTCAGacatttgtttgatttcttcATCTTTTCGGAAGAGCAGTGTTTGTAGATGTTCATTATTTTGagttaaggcttgtgttttgttGGCAAGTTGCTCTAGCTCCATTGAACTATTATGTAATTTGGTATTCAATTCCGATATATCGCTCTCTAATTTGTATATCACTGCCGCATGGTTGGCCTGCAGTGATTGTATTTTGTTGTTAAGATCAAACGTttcttgatttttattattaagctCAGAGTTCAATCTATTTATTTCACTGATGtattgctcagtataatccgcAGATTGAGCTAGTTCTTTATTAAAAGAATTCTCTCTTAATTCCTGATTGATTTTGTTTAGCTCTtcaacatttaaatttaatgtacgAATAGTACTCACATACTCCAGTAATTTGTTGTCTAATTGATTAACATGCTCACAAGTTTTTTCATATTTCTCGCTcagtatttttttctctttgATGGCGTTTTCAATTTGTGTATTAAACTCTGTTTCTAGTTCTTCAACGTCGTGTTTTCTTTGCACTAAAAGGGTCTGGTGATCCTGAGAAATCCGTTTTAACTGATTTTCGAGCTCATTGACTTTCGTTCTGTACTTTACAATGTCAGACTCCGCGGAATCAGCTTTACTAGCTTTGTCAGTCAGCGTATTACAATATTCTTGTATGTCCGATAAGGAAGTTTTCAAGCGTAGATTTTCGTCACTTAAATGTTGTACTTTGAACTGTAATTCTTTGTTTTCGCTTTCGATTTCATGCAATTGTTTTTCAACTACCCTGTCGTGATCCATTAAGACAGCTAACCTACATACTAGTGCATCTTCTTGGCTAGTGTATTGAGTGTAAGCTTTATGTTTTTCTTCTAATTGACTGCCTAGCTGATCAGCTTTGCGTTCTAATGAGTGACGCCTGTCCTCCATGGCAGATATAGTATCCTCGAGGCGACAAATACGACTTCTGTATTTACTTATTTCAGAGTCTAGACTTTCTATGTACAAGTCTCTTTCTTGTAGTTTAGCATCATATCCAAAGCGAACTTGACTAATCTGTTGCTCTTGAAGATTAAGCGCATTTGTCAACTCTTCTATTTGATTTTGTCTTTGATTTAATTCTGTTTCCAAACTACCGATTTTTGTAACAAagttagaattatttttttgctctatttcataTTCAACTATCTTTTTATTGCAGGCGTCAACTTGATTCTTAAGTGATTTATTTTCTTCTAGAGCAGCATCTCGCTCACTCGCCAAAGCATGAATTGAATGATTCAGGCCAGAAATTTCATTAACAGTATTCGTCAAACGGTCTTGGGTTATTTTTAATTCACCGTGCAAATGTTCAATGTGCTTTGTGTTCTGCTGTTCTAATGCCTGGTTTTGAGTTTTTATTCTATTCAATTCATCTTCAGCGTTCTTAAGCTTATCTTGCATTAATGGAAGAGACTCGGTTTGAGTTAATAGCTCCTCGAGTTTCGCATTCTTCTCTTGAAGTTGTTTTTGAATTTCGCTGAACTCTGTTTCCAATGCAGCATACCCGGTGGTTTTCTTCTTGAAATTAACGGCAAACTTTTTCAATTTCTCCATTAGCtccttgtttttattttccgcAGTTGAGAATTTTTCGTTCAATTCTTCTTTTTCTTGTACCAACTTTTCAAGTTTTGCGTTAATTTCATCGTATTCTTTCGTAAAGCTTGTTGAAGCATTTTCTTTTTCACATAAAATATTGCGTAATTTTTCATTCTCAATAGATTCTTTTCTCaactgtaatttaatttcatgaaTTTCTTCGTCTCGTTCTTTAACTTGTTCGGTAACTGAATCCATTTCTTCTGCGTGTTtctgttgttgtttttgtaattcTTTAATGATGGTCTGTTTTTCAGACAATGTTTCCTGTAGTTTCTGCAATTCTGTGTCGAGTGCTGTATTTTTAACCTCCATcgtattttgtaaattaagcAATTGTAATTTTTCCTCTTCGAACATTCTCAGTTTTTCTTCATATTCAGTTAGCTTTCTCTGGAACGCTGCGATTTGTTTATTTAACGACTTTATTAAATCTGCATTTTGATCTTTTGTCTTCTCTTCTTCAAGTAGATCAATAGTTGACTTTAATTTTTGAGAGACATCgtttaatttagttatctgATTGATGTATTCCGAAATTTCCTTATCTTTCTGTTGCAAAGTATTACTGTAATTTATTATCTGCTTTTCGTAATCTAGCAACATATTCTCAACTTCATTTATCCTGATATCACGAGTGTTCATTGCAGTTGCGTATTGTTTCTGTATGTTTTGTAGTTCTAAATGCAACAAATTATTAGTTTcttgtaatttaattagttgTTGTTCAGCTTCTGTATCTTTTTTAACGACACCCAATTCTTCCCttaattgtttgttttcttCTATCAAGGCTTTGATCTTACTTTCATAGGAAGCGTTATTCTGTATAAGTTCGGTTTGTTTCTGGTGCCGCTCTTCTAATGATAAGATTTTCATTTGGCAGTCTCCAATTTCGGCTTCTCTTTCTTTGatagtatttttaagttttagtaTTTCTTTTGTCAACTGTTTAACAGATTTGGTTCTACTAATAGCTTTGTCGCCAGTTGACTTGTCATCGTGTTGTGGATCAGACGCTATTGCTTCAGCAACGTCCTCGATACTAGATGGCTTGGTGGCCTCTACGCTGCCCTTGATTATTTCAGCACGTTCACGTTTGAGCTCTTCGATTTGACGATTAAGATCTTCAGTCAGTGCTTCTAAATCGTTTTTCTGTCTTGTCAATTCATTAATATTAGACTCTAACCAGCTGCACCTTTCAGTCAAATCAACTATAGTTTTTTGAAGGGTTTCGTTTTCTGAACTAATATGTACCATTTTCTCCATGACTTCCTGTCTTTCTTGAGTAAAAagttcaatttttttgtttaattcggcACTTTCTTCAACTagtttttcgatattttcattGCATTCTGGTGTCAACGTTCCTTTGTATTCGTCAGTGTGATCCGGATCTATTTTGCTCTCAGTTATTCCTTTATTGTACTGTTCAAGCTCAAGCTTCTCTTGAGTTGTCAGTGATTCAACGATTTCTATGGATTCAGCAGAACTGACTTTTTCTGCACTAAGTTTCTCAAGTTTATCAGTTAATTCGATATTTTCTTGGGTGTAATGTTGTAACTTGTGATTAAGTTCCCCTTTTTCCTCTTGTAACAACTTAATTGTGTCATTTAAATGTTCCTTATCAAGTTTGAGATTTTCCACCACAAGTTCTAGCTCTTTTCGTGAAGCTGTAAGTTCATCAACTTGTTCCTCTAATTGAACAGATTTCATTTCAGAACTGACTTGTTCACTGTGTAAATGAGACATATCTTCCAATTTGTCTTCCATTTCAGCGTTCTTTTGTTGTAAAATGtgtaattctaaaaaaaatgtaagttacaCATAATGCATAGACATTAgtattataatacaatatagtTACCTACATTCTGACTTTTCGCATACAATTACGTATTATGGCGCTTAGCACACTGGATCTGATTCGCACGTCGCtacgatgtttgagcgagataACGCTATGAGCgtatcggagcgacgtgcgaatcggatccagTGTGCTAAGCGCCTAAGTTATTAAGGGCAACTCTAATTCTTTATCTATAATAGCTCGCCCTAGACTTGAACTGTCCTAAAAACTATTTGACACATATTTGGCGTCAGCTTTTGTGAATAAATTTATAGATATAAAAATTACTTTCATCCTTACTGGATACTTAAATTAGcatgttttcatttttttatattaagtttcCAGTTCTTAAATTATCTTCCACTTTTTCTCAAATTGTTCGTTAGACgaagtatatataaaaataccttGGACTAAGTCGAATTTTTGCGCTTCTAAAACACTGATAGATTTCAATCTTGCCTCAGCTAAGTTTTCCATTTCCAAAAGTTTCTTGTACACATCTGATTCTGTcactgaaaaataaaacaacaattagttttattacttattacttacTGTAGTTCTTcagtttaaattatatattcgcgcaaaaatgcatttaaaattaagttactaaaagaaagtaaatttaaattaaaaataaatataatgaacttACATCGTCCACTGTCATAGTCGACCAGATGCAACTGCAGGTTCCCCTTCTCTTCTTCTAACTCTGCCACTTTTTGCGTCAATTGGTGCATCTCTTCATTCAGTTTAATTATTTCTGCGTTAGAATCAGATACTTTGCTAAAATTGTCGATAGTTTTCtgcatttgttttaattttaacttatgGTTTGATTTCACCTTAATCATATTCTTATTAGCAGCTTCAATTTCGCTCGTAAGGCTTGCAATCTGATCTTCTGCTTCTCTCAGTTTTATTTGCAGGTCTTTTATGCCTTCAAAACTCGTTTCTTCACTTTGGCCTTCTAGACACGGTGCAAAATCTGTTGAGCTTCCAACATCAAGTGTCACAGCAGattcttttgttttttccaTAGTCTCTTGAAGTTCTTTCAAagtattttcaaatttagaatttGTAGCCTGAAGTTCAGAAATCAACGCATCTTTTTTCGTCATTTCATATTCTTTATCCAAAATATCTTTGTTGAGTGACTGAATAACCGTCTCTAGCTTGGAGAAATCGGTTTTGGTTGTTTTTTTCTCTGCTTCTGTAGTTGCTGGTTCAGAAGAAATGTTACTCCAAGGTGACTTTGATTTAGCAGCTCTACCACCTTTACGAGCGGGAAGAGGACTTTTGGTACTTTTGCTAGGGGAAACTGTAGTAGTAGATTTAGTTTCAGGAATATTTTTCAACAAGTTATTTTCTAACTCCTTGTTAGTTTGTCTAATTTGAGAATTCAAATTTTCCAAAAATTCTATCTTTTTCATAAGCTCAGTTGTATCAGCTATCTGCAAACTTCCCTTTTCCACTTCAATTGTTTCGATTTGCTCAGGTGAGGATTTCAGCGGGGACATTTGTTCCAATAACTCAATGTTCTcttttaaagatataatttcCTTGTTTTTTGAATCAAGTTCTTCAATTAGCTTTGACTGGTCAACACTAATTGCAAATCTAGAATTATCTAAGATGGCCTTAGCTTCTTCCAGGTGTTTAATTTTATCATCTTTTTCCTTGAGCTCTTcagacaatttatttttttcttcaatccATGTACCTTCTATTTCAACGAAATTTTCTtgcatttttgacatttgctgCCTAGTGTCCTCAAGTATAATTTGTAATTCTTTTTCTAtaggcaaaaaaataaaacaagtcaAATGTATGACTGATACATAAATGTTCTGTTCATAATAAGAGagaatatatgtaaatatgaaattatcttaccttttttattaaaactttctGACATAAGTACATTAGCtttattttttgcttcaattATTTGATCTTTTTCATTAATCTTTTCTTGTAAATCTAGGATGGTATTTTCCATTGCCTTCATTTTTACCTGGATTAAAGTCAAAGCATTTTCCTTTTCTTTGATTGTGTTGTGAAGTTGCGTAACATCACTCATACCTAAACTCTAAATATAGAAGAAAAACATTTGAGTTAGCAAATATACCTACTGCATTCATAAAATACatgcaataaattaaacataataacTTCACCTTTTAGCTATACAGGATCTTAAATCCAATGGTAACGAATTTGTTAACATAACATAAGGCCTGTTTTTTCTGAgtgaatataaaaaattataataatatcattTCTATCATTTGGATTACACACCCTATATTGTAATATTAGTAATCAAATGTTAAACCACACACTAACCTTTTTGACTTCAAACTTGGACTCTGTAACTGATTCTTTTCTACTAACTGGTGATTTATACATaggttttttacttatttccttGTATTGCTTTATCCTTTCCATTAGTAATTCTTTCTGTTTCAATGTATTTGCTAAACTTTCACTGATGCCTGGAACTGAAAGAACATGGGGGAATGAAGGTAGATAATATATACTTTGGACTTTTACAAtcacataatatgtatacaaatttaatatacaaaatgagattacAAAGCAAACTTTATCCCTAGGGGTATTATTTAGTCAATTATTGAGcaaatataagtaatatgaGACAGATTACAGATTCCAAATTTACATGAACACTTCTTCAATGCTTATTAAAATGGTGAAAGATATGCTATCAATGAGAAGAAATTCAATGGACCTGAATTATTCTATCCAATGTATTAAGTACTTGCTATGTAaccagtatttattttataaccagGGTGTATATGTATCTCTAAACTGAAGACTTCTAAAACACCATCAAACACCATTTTGATGTTTTACCAAAGATTGTCTCTTACTATTTAAGGCTTCTTGAACTGAGAGAGTGGTGGACGTATCAGTGGCCACAGAGTAACCAGTTCTTTCACTCACGGTGGACGCCATCTCTGACACTGAGTCGTCAAGATCGGCATCCTCTGCAAACCaatatttaagttttgtttaagataaaaaaaaacaactactta
Above is a genomic segment from Cydia pomonella isolate Wapato2018A chromosome 4, ilCydPomo1, whole genome shotgun sequence containing:
- the LOC133517034 gene encoding protein lava lamp-like produces the protein MSDNKNVDNIPETGQLETSDINIAVATSEVSSVAGSVKSEKTHQRVSSSSERQIKFERAQKCLENAALVSKRIKEHRKATAELLGRPFEDADLDDSVSEMASTVSERTGYSVATDTSTTLSVQEALNIPGISESLANTLKQKELLMERIKQYKEISKKPMYKSPVSRKESVTESKFEVKKSLGMSDVTQLHNTIKEKENALTLIQVKMKAMENTILDLQEKINEKDQIIEAKNKANVLMSESFNKKEKELQIILEDTRQQMSKMQENFVEIEGTWIEEKNKLSEELKEKDDKIKHLEEAKAILDNSRFAISVDQSKLIEELDSKNKEIISLKENIELLEQMSPLKSSPEQIETIEVEKGSLQIADTTELMKKIEFLENLNSQIRQTNKELENNLLKNIPETKSTTTVSPSKSTKSPLPARKGGRAAKSKSPWSNISSEPATTEAEKKTTKTDFSKLETVIQSLNKDILDKEYEMTKKDALISELQATNSKFENTLKELQETMEKTKESAVTLDVGSSTDFAPCLEGQSEETSFEGIKDLQIKLREAEDQIASLTSEIEAANKNMIKVKSNHKLKLKQMQKTIDNFSKVSDSNAEIIKLNEEMHQLTQKVAELEEEKGNLQLHLVDYDSGRLTESDVYKKLLEMENLAEARLKSISVLEAQKFDLVQELHILQQKNAEMEDKLEDMSHLHSEQVSSEMKSVQLEEQVDELTASRKELELVVENLKLDKEHLNDTIKLLQEEKGELNHKLQHYTQENIELTDKLEKLSAEKVSSAESIEIVESLTTQEKLELEQYNKGITESKIDPDHTDEYKGTLTPECNENIEKLVEESAELNKKIELFTQERQEVMEKMVHISSENETLQKTIVDLTERCSWLESNINELTRQKNDLEALTEDLNRQIEELKRERAEIIKGSVEATKPSSIEDVAEAIASDPQHDDKSTGDKAISRTKSVKQLTKEILKLKNTIKEREAEIGDCQMKILSLEERHQKQTELIQNNASYESKIKALIEENKQLREELGVVKKDTEAEQQLIKLQETNNLLHLELQNIQKQYATAMNTRDIRINEVENMLLDYEKQIINYSNTLQQKDKEISEYINQITKLNDVSQKLKSTIDLLEEEKTKDQNADLIKSLNKQIAAFQRKLTEYEEKLRMFEEEKLQLLNLQNTMEVKNTALDTELQKLQETLSEKQTIIKELQKQQQKHAEEMDSVTEQVKERDEEIHEIKLQLRKESIENEKLRNILCEKENASTSFTKEYDEINAKLEKLVQEKEELNEKFSTAENKNKELMEKLKKFAVNFKKKTTGYAALETEFSEIQKQLQEKNAKLEELLTQTESLPLMQDKLKNAEDELNRIKTQNQALEQQNTKHIEHLHGELKITQDRLTNTVNEISGLNHSIHALASERDAALEENKSLKNQVDACNKKIVEYEIEQKNNSNFVTKIGSLETELNQRQNQIEELTNALNLQEQQISQVRFGYDAKLQERDLYIESLDSEISKYRSRICRLEDTISAMEDRRHSLERKADQLGSQLEEKHKAYTQYTSQEDALVCRLAVLMDHDRVVEKQLHEIESENKELQFKVQHLSDENLRLKTSLSDIQEYCNTLTDKASKADSAESDIVKYRTKVNELENQLKRISQDHQTLLVQRKHDVEELETEFNTQIENAIKEKKILSEKYEKTCEHVNQLDNKLLEYVSTIRTLNLNVEELNKINQELRENSFNKELAQSADYTEQYISEINRLNSELNNKNQETFDLNNKIQSLQANHAAVIYKLESDISELNTKLHNSSMELEQLANKTQALTQNNEHLQTLLFRKDEEIKQMSENKKMFFEINVPKTEGMVISSTIEPLKSEVEPFDVSTLESQILPDLPLIEPKIKCPKVSKDTLEQTESLHARTEEVIEPEIVPKKSYLCYKGEEDIPQESDPFNSDEGWGFGEGEETADVTPDLPHLQEQLEQLKKDNVNLKAEVQANNTKLLKAMKKLKELKSTNDILTNELKISKQISQSSFLDSAIEDELRINIQDQEKKIEEISAELNKEKREKEAIKKQNEVIQNANERLTEMKEKMDSEIELWKYKFKEANDKMLTLQWGSEIKDSPDHKPSTATSDSNQTHLYDEIQKLEKENDELHLMIEQLNSQNKELSLQQASLKEELAKNLSKQHAFCNNCKNLTTQLDDIKKSNLDLSRSNEELKKQLVERSQYAESIKSDYEQLQLLLTRNQNELTTKNNTLEEEVYSLRTDLSNAVSKSSELITELEAANAKLLWYESELQTTLKSDESDNTALNQKCTALEQQLLALQCSIEKANKKLTDLETENTNLLLKIKSYELKISELNEKHQNHNTENDQNSDVMHTIREYELKIKELNDKLQNLNIENDQLLSTVAELRSSVSTAVDQRGFEIAELWKQHLAQREVDFQNTEHELRAQLSASEAKYELLLDRVQSSSQEETNKLVSMEQVSSLQNKLKDKEEHLSNLQDKYGEVMNQLDMLRSEMEDEKHMHENKLLVQQEEYEKQLQEVINRNQENTNGFKPVIQSLETELAVTREANNELKHQLLQLNEKLQQAESTIIEMNSQLQLKDSEIYQKTHDYTIALAQRNEEFENVRKQLVDYEKKVEDLTYEKESDLAVLRLKIHDKNQDFDKLRIEYDTEKTYLAQALNDKIVECTNLNKQIVDLNKILEEHSTKASETQEVLENQEYEIVTLKDEIASLQDALRSTSSKIEKHVRFSSDTKSSAEGEATEDMSSDLLDAVPRAELDLALYMLHQRDVRCEELTMELTQLLEERDTLQLRLSDSLRSCEEIKLKCVAAGLDVSTSSSEAAVDAPSVSVEKEQQFVDTHRGQSRISSISDPDGEKPKLQAKLSELRSVKHSRDVVLRHESEARELGMRLLQRDVANLPPEAVHQLTQAHHTLCEYSMSDTCGTRARRGSSACGCCNATLPTFPPRPCTN